The Salvelinus fontinalis isolate EN_2023a chromosome 13, ASM2944872v1, whole genome shotgun sequence DNA segment TGGCGTTAAAATGCAGGATACACGCATAGTATAACCTCTTGGGTAATGTAGTTTAAGTGCGTTTGTGATTCGTGACAACTAATAACATTTGAAATCATAAACTACATCTACCAAAAATACTTGTTCATAACGAATCCACGTGAGAGTTTCCAGACTGCAAAACATTACTTGACAGTCTGGTTTTTGTAGTTTTTTCACCCAATTCAAAAAAATGGTTATGGACATACATATGGCTAATTCCGATATGAAAAATATTCATTTTCATTGTCTCAATTATTAAATGCGTGCCTGTTGCTTTAAAACATAATCCTATTTGATTTTTGCGTGCGTTTAGGCTACAATGTATATATCAGTCAAAAAACGTTCATGCTTTGTGCCAGAATGTGGCAGTGTAAGAGAGGATCAAAATCGTAGTGTTAGGTATCACGGGTcaattgtgactgactgatctacaaatactaatgagtagttatttaagGTGCAATCAATGttctttgtagatcagtcagtcggcaGTCTTCTGCAATGTCGAACAGCATGTTCATTATCATTATCATTGTAGCAAGCTGTCTTGCTTTGACAATACTAGCTACATTGTTGCCAGTGGCGGTAGCCTTACTGTACATGACGCCCCTAGTGGCCTATCTCTCTAGCTAGCGTGAACTGCAATAGCAAGCAGTTtgactgatttaaaaaaaaaacatcctctTGATACGTAATTTTATTGTTAATCCAaataagaatataaaatatagtcATGAATCTTCGGGGGTTCTTTCAAGATTTCAATCCCAGGTAACGTAAAGAGAAATCTAGCTGTTAAGTTAATGTCTCGCGTTCGAGCTACCAGGAACTTAACTAACTTAACGTTAgcaaactagctagctatctgAACCGGTGAATCATTAGGACTTCTGACCCAACTAAcgaactagctaacattagaaaACTAATTTAGCTATTATATTGGGGAAGGACAGCATTAGCTAAGTTAGCAAACATtgatgttagctagtcagccttGTTTTACAGTCGTTATTattagctaggtaacgttagcatttttttttttatgtcaactaacgttagttagatAACTTAACGGCTGAATAGTCGGAATGGCTGACTCCATTGAGCTCAGTTTCCTTGTTCTGGAATTGCATGGGGTGCACATTTTTGTACCAGCCTGCGCTAACATAATCTGATGAGTAGCAAGCTAAATTTATTGCTGAATAGATTCATGGTTGATGAAATTGTGATTCATGGTTGATGAAAttgtctccccccctccctccctccctccctccctcccttccttccttccttccttctcagTAAATTCCTCATCTATGCCTGTCTGTTGCTGTTCTCTGTTCTACTATCCTTGCGTCTGGATGGCATCATCAAATGGAGCTATTGGGCTGTGTTTGCCCCCATATGGCTATGGAAGCTAATGGTTATCATCGGTGCCTCAGTTGGCACAGGCGTCTGGTCCCATAACCCACAGTACAGGTGTGCTTTTAAACCCAAattcttttattttttgttttgtttttctgtcATTGTGGCTGTCTTATCAACATGAAGCTGTCTGGTTGCCATACCTATCACTGCTGACTAGTATGTCTTATTTACTGTGCCTGTTATGCTGGCAATGCAGGGCTGAGGGTGAAACCTGTGTGGAGTTCAAGGCCATGCTGATAGCGGTTGGGATACACCTACTCCTGCTCACCTTTGAGGTTCTGGTGTGTGACCGTGTGGAGAGGGGCACCCACTTCTGGCTGCTGGTCTTCATGCCCCTCTTCTTCGTCTCGCCTGTCTCTGTTGCAGCATGTGTGTGGGGCTTCCGCCATGATCGCTCTCTAGAGGTCAGTCTGACATTTTATCAGTTACAAGGATGTTATTTTTCTCAAATAGCATATTTAGGCTAGATCTTGGTGATAAACAGATACATAtatctccccccccccacccacccatttTTTTCTGTTCTTCCTATCTTTCCTTGTATTAGTTGGAGATCTTGTGCTCGGTCAATATTCTCCAGTTTATCTTCATTGCCCTCCGACTGGATAGAATCATCAGTTGGCCATGGCTGGTAAGAGAACTACCTCCCTAATATTTTGGTCTGAAATATTATGGGAATTGAGTACAATATATAGCGAGTTGGAATGGAAATATACGTAGACATTCTGTTGATTTTTGTCATCCAGGTCGTCTGTGTGCCACTGTGGATCCTCATGTCCTTCCTGTGCCTTGTGGTGCTCTACTACATGGTGTGGTCAGTGCTCTTTCTGCGGTCTATGGACGTTATCGCAGAGCAACGGCGCACTCACATCACCATGGCGATCAGCTGGATGACAATCGTTGTACCCTTGCTCACCTTTGAGGTATGTGGTCATGCCATCCCCCCCAGTTATTTGTGTGTTCAGAGAGTTAAAGAAGTTGGGACATTGTTATTGTTGTCTGTGTCATTGGCTCTTCAGATCCTGTTGGTCCATAAATTGGATGGCCACTACAGCTCCAGCTATGTGTCAGTTTTCGTGCCTCTCTGGGTATCCCTGGTGACTCTGATGGCCACAACCTTTGGCCAGAAAGGAGGCAACCACTGTGAGTGATTCCTCAGACAGTGATAGCAGTGCAGCAGAATTAATTGCCATATCAGTCATATTGAGgcaatgttattttttatttatctgaGAATGCAGTCAGTGTAACTCTTTAAATGTTGCTTTAAGCTATATTTGTTTTAActgttttttctattttctaacaGGGTGGTTTGGCATCCGAAAAGACTTCTGCCAGTTTCTTCTTGAGCTCTTTCCCTTCCTGCGGGAGTATGGGAACGTTTCTTATGACCTGCACCATGAGGACCCTGAGGTGTGCGAGGAGATGCCTGCACACGACCCGCCAAAAATAGCCCCGATGTTCAGCAAAAAAAATGGTGTGGTGATCACACAGAGCCCAGGGAAGTACTTTGTGCCTCCTCCAAAACTGTGCATTGACATGCCTGACTAAATGAAAGCTTTGCGACAACTGCTCTAGAGCTTTGATGGCCTTCACATGCACCAGACAGCTGGATAAGTATTTTTTACAACCACATATCTATTTTTTATTAAATGGAATGTTATAGAAGGTTAAGTAGAAACTTACCCCAAAACTGTGAATCACTTCCTCATTATTGTTGTGCAGTATGGGTGCCCTGAAAAAGCCCCCAAATATGGTCTTTTAGAAACGGCATATTACATTGCAGATAAAGTTCGGAATGATGCAATTTCATGTGTACATATCTAAATACCTGCgtcactatactgagagctttACCGTTTCTAAAGTAACCTATTTTGGTGTTTTTGGAGCGTTTGTTCATGGTTTTGGGGGGCCCCCATATTGCAcaacgaggatgaggaagtgatTTGCTGTTTGGAgtaagtttctcaaaaacaagtACAATCACAAATAAAAAAGTTAGctggacccttctataacatgccatttacatcagaaatagagatttggttgtaaaaaaacaaacaacttCTCCTTTAAAGAAGAGGCAGAAGAGCATAGCTTTCCATGTAAGTCACTCCTAGTGAGCGATGGGACCTGGTGGGACCGGAATTTGGACATGAGTTTTTTCTGAAAACAAAAATCCATGGCAGAGTATGTGGAAGAAAAGGCACTCATATCAACGTGTGTTTTTCCATTGTATTGGCAGTGGAAAGAACGAGTTCCTTTTCATTGATttatgtgatatactgtatagtaCTTTCTATTTTCCTTGTGATGTTCTGGCCGCCAACAAAATATCTCCAAAGCGTGCATCCTCTTTTAAAATTCAGATATCTTTCACATTATTCCAGTTGAAGATACATTCTGTTGTATGTGTGTCAAATTTCCCAAAccctgattattatttttttgtatcAAAGCTCAAATACTATATGTTAGGATGACAACACGATCATGCTTATTAGTCTATCCTTTTTAAACCTAAGATTAGCTTGCTACTTGGGTATATTTGCTTTTGTttattaaattatttaacttctaTATTGTGAGGAACATTTGTTGTAATataatagtgtgtatatatagtattatTCCCTAATACCCATTTTTATATTTGGATGGTTTGGTTTTGATTTCATAGGGTCTTTTCCTGAATTAAGACTCAACCCTGATCTATGTCCACTCAATTGTATTTAAGTTTACAACCTTGTTCCTCTAGTGGCCCTTTGCACTGAGTGTataaaaacattaagaacacctgctctttccacaacatagactaaccaggtgaatccaggtgaaagcaatgatcccttattgatgtcacttgttaaaaccactttaaatcattgtagatgaaggggactggttaaagaatgatttttaagccttgagacaattgtgacatggattgtgtatgtgtgccattcagagggtgaatgggcaagacaaaagatttaagtgcctttgaacaggggtatgttagtaggtgccagacacaatattaggaaggtgttcctgatgTTTGGTATATTCAGTGTATATGGCATTATGACAGTCATTGTAGTTGGCCTTTGCTGATACAATAATGTCAGATTCGGGGTGCACAACTTCACCTCAAGGTTCCTAGTAGTGTATTCTAGTTTTCAATTAATCTTGAGTATTATGGGTTAACAGCCTGTTTGCGTCTTCTACCTTGCCAGGTCTACATTGGGTAATGTAAGGGAGAACCTGCAGTGGCGCTTCTCTATTATTATACCTATGAAATTGTGACTCCCCTTCATACAaaatggtccccccccccccccattgtacTTCTAATGGTATCCCctcatgttttgtttgttttgtctaTGTTCTGTGACCACTCTCAGCTGGCCAGAGAGATGAGCATTACTcatttgaaaacatgtttttgactGAGGACGGACCAATGTTATACTTTTCCCCTCTATTGTACCTTGTTTCTTACCTTTCACCATACACATTCTGTTGCAATATAGCTGTTTTTTTTTCTGCTGGCAAGCACTTCAGTACGTGTTAAATGCTGAAAACATTTAAATCACTGTTTGTTAACGGTGTCAAATGCATGAACATTGATTTCAAATTGAAATAATACCTTTTGGAAATAATACTTTTCCGTTTCCACATTGTGTATACTTGATTGGCTGCAATTTACAGTGAATACAAATGATGGAATGAATGGTTTCCATGGACTTGTCAGTCGCTAGGTGGCACTATGCGACTATTTTAAACATTTTGGAACTCCCATTACCTTCTTATCAAGACGTGCTTGTTAACAGGACAAACAGGAAGTGTGTAAGGTTTGGGAGAGTAGTTGAAAAGTCTTGTAGCTAATGTCAAAAATTACGTTTCTGGTGCGTCGAGGAATTGCCGAGTAAATTGCATTTGTTGTAACAAGGTGGTCTATATAAATACAAGTCAATCATTGTTCCTTTATAATTTCAGTCGGATACATGTAGCCAGCCAGCCATAATTTACGCGTCACAGAGACTACAAAGGCATTGATTGACTGCGTGATGATGTGTGCAACAGCTCTTTCTTACTAGCTCATTATTTTAGGATTGATTTAGCGTGATAGAGTAGCTAGCACCTGGTTGTATAGTATTCACGACGTGGAGTGACGATGACATTACAAGTGGGTTGCCTATCATTCAAGCAGCCGTATGCAGGATTAGTACTGGACGGTGTAAAAAGTATTGAGACACGTTGGCGCCCTCTGTTGTCCACAATGGAAAACTGCACTCTAGCTATTCATATTGCGCAGAAGGACTGGGAGGCCGACCAGTGGAGAGACATCCTCACCCATACACTGGGAATGAGCCACATGCAAATAGAGGAACTTCTGGCATCCGGAGACAGATTTGGCCGTGGAGTCGTAGCAGGTAAAACAGTACTTTTGCATGATTTAGAAAGTGGTGAGGACTAAAACACAGCACATCTCATGTTTGTTATAAACTCGATTTGGAATTGTAAAGTAGATGAATCTCCAACCCCCATCATGTCTTGTTTTTAGGCTTGGTGGAAGTGGGGGAGACCTGGTGCTGCTCTGACAATGTGCCAGAGAAGGATCTGAGGGAGCTGGAGAAGGCAGCAGTGCTCACTGGGCTCACAGAGAAACACCTCACACAGCTGTCAAACCCACGCTGGCTCAAGGAACCCCTTTATGCCAGAGGTCACAAAGACATATGGACAGTAGATATCCCAGTGCAATTACTGCCATCTGCGTAGTTGTAGTAAAATAATGTATACTCATTTTGTACTTTTTTTGACAGGATTTTGACAGGATCATCTATCAAGTTAGGGAGGCAATATATTTGTAGACTACTCGCTTTCGCTTTAAGGTGCAATAAATGACCAATGGACCAAAGTATTGTCAATGTTATTGTATATCCTGCATGTCTAAAATTCATATAGACACCATAACTTTGTTGCAATAGGCATTTATTATTAATCTAAATCTGTTTGCAGGGAGAATGGGAGGTCTGAATCATTGGAGCTATGGGAGGTGAATCCCTGTGGCAGTGAGGAGTTAAGAGGGCAAGGGTGCCATGCCATCACTAATGGAAGAACGAAGGATATCCAGGTGGTGGTCATGTGGGTCTGGAGCTGGGCTAGACAAGCTGCTCGAGCATTCTGCTTTGAGAACTGGGTAGTCAACCGGTGCTTGGGCTGCTGTTGCtgttttcttcagcctcctggccTGAAGTGCAAAGGTCTGGTGCCAACGATATGGCTGAAGTGCTTGGGAGTGGAGCTCCCCAGTTCAGCCCAGTCGGAGTCACACTGCCTGTATCTGCAACGCTTGGGCTATGCTGGTGTCCAGCGCTGGTCTCATTGCTGTTACCTGATTTCTCCCTCCCTATGCCAAGTCTTGTGCCTTTTGACCTGCACACATCTCTTCATTCGTGACAGGAGATGTTTGAATGGTTGGCGGAAATTGGGATTGGAGTAGTAGTGCAGCTGCAGGATTAAAAAGTCAGTGTCAAGAAGTCACACGTCCGAATTGGAAATTAGCGTAACACAATTTGATATTCATGAAACTTCCCTTTGACGTCCATGCGCTGTCTTCCCTAAGCAATGAAGGTGCTTAGAAGTCGACCTCGATACCAGGGAAAGCTCTTAAATCCATAGGCGTTGAGTTGGCGGAGAAAACTCTTCATGCCAGACGTTTCGCAGATTTTGGATGGTTCGGTGCTTTTCATTACCTCCCGTGTGAACAACTCCTCGTCTATCAATACTTACATTCCCGTGAGGCCGCATTTCATAGATTCTAGAATTTCTCTCTAGTGGTCCACAGTTGTTTTGAGAATGAAATGTAATAAACATGGGCATCCACTGGGTTCAATTTGTGTCTGAGCGGTATCTTAAGGTTTCTTGGATATGTTTTTCTGAGACAGAATCTGGAAgctgctctcttcctcttttaGTCCTCGACTCCAGAGTGTATACCGACTCCAGAGTGTATACCGACCCAgagtggggcggcagcgtagcctgtGGTTagggcgttggactagtaaccgaaaggttgcaagttcgaatccaagagctgacaaggtacaaatctgtcgttctgcccctgaacaaggcagttaacccactgttgctaggccgtcattgaaaataagaatttgttcttaactgacttgcctagttaaataaaggttacttaaaaaaaaaaaaagggatgGGTTGATGGCCTGGATGgacaggcccacccaatcagattgatgTGATTTAAGCATTATTGTGGACTTAGACcatcattaaaaaaatatatattaaaagaaAGTGATTTTGAGAATGAAAACCTGAAAATCTATAGGAAAACAAAAAACACAGGAAAACAGGATTTTTCACACAGGGTGCCTTTCCTTCGCTGGGCTGGCCATTTGGGAACTTTTTGCCAACATTttagtatacccacttctccagtcaccactacaccactgcataggaccgatggaaagacagcagtcacaaagcatgatgttaaaggataAGCAGTCCATAAACTCATAAGCCAGTAGGTCCCAATCATAAGAACACAAAAACACAACTATTAAGCATTTCCCAATCAAAATGTACAACAATTACTTTCCTTGGCAAAAAGCAATTCACGTTTAGTACACAAAGTAAGTTGGTGATCTAaagtttaaagtggaactgacaccGTTTTAACTATTAAAAAATgaggttctatttgactcaacgTTCCAGGGCGTTCAGTAAGGCATTGTTGGCTctgaatagatggatgcagttcaatgcatgattgatatcattcacaaatacatttcttggtagtccagaAAATAATTCTATCaggttgtaaataacagctggcctggtacattgcttcgtccattcgggatgcactggttcaatgactcaatattctggACAAAAACAGACAAATGTAACTCACGCTggaaatgtcaatacaatcaaactagcaaggcaATGATCACAGTCAGTCATAAACGTGGCTAATAGCCTAACGTATCTATTTATATAGCAGGCTAAAAACACAgaacctaacgttagctagttagctgctaggaggatgtcatgccattggaggagtgggtgagtgattGACTTTTCCCCCTCATACCGTTTTTTGGTGgctatacacagctagagatgcaggtgtaatttggttagctagctagaacTTTAAAGACTGTTATCCAGTTAGCCAGAGTGAATGCAGAGAGATATGtaactctgatttcagagcactctcgtctgtgtgccagagcacagaactgatgaatttatgaacgtgcaacacctgctgaatatgactggtgtcagtaaacgtaggGGGAAAAGTACAAGATAACATGTAAACATCCTAACCAGCTCTGAtacggtgagtaaaatggtcagagtgaggcattctctcatttgtgtctggaagtagcttgtTAACTTGCTAAAGTTGGCTAGCATGCTAtcttgggtgcttggttgggacaagcatgcattggcaggcaagctgcagaagggcgagaaggctacaattccccatcgtttatcagtgcTATTTTGAGGCTTTAACTAATGTTCCTtcgttagattttagctcatcttgctctggctagcattagttgttgttgatgtgcacaacagagggagagagatcctaccttttcatggttggttaatcaataggactgtaaagttcccaaatgagAAGTAcccgtgtggcaaatggcttgtttgtTTAAagacctactgtagctctgattggctatagtGCAccggttttatttactgcagtatctattaattgtccaaatgcATGGCCGCTTTCTcattctacactgctcaaaaaaataaagggaacacttaaacaacacaatgtaactccaagtcaatcacacttctgtgaaatcaaactgtccacttaggaagcaacactgattgacaataaatttcacatgctgttgtgcaaatggaatagacaaaaggtggaaattataggcaattagcaagacaccccccaaaacaggagtgattctgcaggtggtgaccacagaccacttctcagttcctatgcttcctggctgatgttttggtcacttttgaatgctgcggtgctctcactctagtggtagcatgagatggagtctacaacccacacaagtggctcaggtagtgcagttcatccaggatggcacatcaatgcgaactgtggcaaaaaggtttgctgtgtctgtcagcgtagtgtccagagcatgcaggcgcaaccaggagacaggccagtacatcaggagacgtggaggaggccgtaggagggcaacaacccagcagcaggaccggtacctccgccttagtgcaaggaggtgcactgccagagccctgcaaaatgacctccagcaggccacaaatgtgcatgtgtcagcatatggtctcacaaggggtctgaggatctcatctcggtacctaatggcagtcaggctacctctggcgagcacatggagggctgtgcggccccacaaagaaatgccaccccacacaaagactgacccatcgccaaaccggtcatgctggaggatattGCAGGctgcagaacgttctccacggcgtctccagactctgtcacatgtgctcatgtgctcagtgtgaacctgctttcatctgtgaagagcacagagcgccagtggcgaatttgccaatcttggtgttctctggcaaatgccaaacgtcctgcacggtgttgggctgtaagcacaacccccacttgTGGACGTCGGgctctcataccaccctcatggagtctgtttgtgaccgtttgagcagacacatgcacatttgtggcctgctggaggtcattttgcagggctctggcagtgcacctccttgcacaaaggcggaggtaccggtcctgctgctgggttgttgccctcctacggcctcctccacgtctcctgatgtactggcctgtctcctggtagcgcctgcatgctctggacactacgctgacagacacagcaaacctttttgccacagttcgcattgatgtgccatcctggatgaactgcactacctgagccacttgtgtgggttgtagactccgtcccatgctaccactagagtgagagcaccgccagcattcaaaagtgaacaaaacatcagccaggaagcataggaactgagaagtggtctgtggtcaccacctgcagaatcactcctgttttggggggtgtcttgctaattgcctataatttccaccttttgtctattccatttgcacaacagcatgtgaaatttattgtcaatcagtgttgcttcctaagtggacagtttgatttcacagaagtgtgattgacttggagttacattgtgttgtttaagtgttccctttatttttctgagcagtgtattttgctaTAGAATattcacaaatgccttagtatatgtcattcccaaacattctacgAATTTATGAAAACGTGACCATATCTAAATGGTCGCTTGTCAGAAAATGGTTTTTAAAAAGTGTAATTCTTCCTGGGGttatatgaacagattttaagatttcatgttgctaaaatgctgtcaatTCCACGCACAAGTTATTTTCAAAGAAATTGCTAACAACAGCAAGCGTGTTGCAATACAAAATGAAGGTTACATATGTAACCACGGTTATGTGAGCTATTGAATCACTCCAATATGGTATCCTTCCGCTCGGCAGGATACAGTACATTCCAAGTAAGAATTTCAGATTATTCCTGTGTACCTGGTAGTGCTGTGGCTGATCCCCTTAAATAGCTGCCACTGCACTAATCCCACCTTGTGTCCTTTTCGAGGCACCGTAGATCATCGACAAGACAATTGGAGTGATCCAATAGCTCACATAACCACTGTTACATGCGTAGCCTTCGTTATGTCGCACTATATAAATCGGATCAATCCAATATGGTATCACAATACCAGATGAATCGGTGAACTAGGCATGGCCAGGCAGGAGCAAAATCCCGTTAGACTGAGCTCAAGGCAGTCATGGTTGCTGTATCCCCTCCATCTCCCTTTAGGGAAGTGGAGGCAACACCCAACACGGCCCAACCTGGTTGGCTGCAGCAACATTCACTCGATAGTACCTAGCAAGGGGAACTACTCGAAGCAGGGCCCACGATGTAGCTACTCCTCTAATAGAATGCGCCGCCACAGCAGACGGCAAAGTCCAGCCGGCCAGCTgatatactgtagttatagtgTCCACAATCCAACATGAGAGTCTCTGTTTCGATAGGCTCTTCCCCAGAACTGTCTGACCATAACACACAAACAGCTGATCTGACTGTCTTATTGTCTTAGTCCGTATAAAGTAAGTGTCTAGTGCCCTCACTGGGCAAGGCACACTTGGGGAAAAACCCTATCCACTCACAGTCATGAAAGATGTGTATATGGACAAATGCAAGGGCCGGTTCACATGTCTGTCAGACAGGACCTTTGGCAAGAAATAGAATTTAGGCCGGAGGATAACACTCCCCTTGTCTGCACCCATTCGGAAACATTTAGCACTCACTGAAAGAGCATGAAGTTCACTAACCCTCTTAGTAGAGCTAATAGCCAACAGGAATGCCACCTTTATGGATAGGTGCTTCAAAAACGCTAACCCCAGGGTCTCGATGGGGGCCTAGCAAGTGCTTACAGCACCATGTCAAGGTCCCAGTTTGGCACCGAACGGGCCTTCGCTGAACACAGACGTCTAACTCCCTTCATAAACTCGGAGAGCAATCGGTAGCCACCCATGGGTCCCTCTGGGCCATTGTCATGGCACGCCGAAATTGTGGCTAAATACACACTCAACGTAGATGCCGCTCAACCAACATCAAGCAGTGATTGTAAAAAGTGTAAAAACGTTTGTAAATCACACGACTCGGGGACAACATTATGATCCTCACACCAAGTACAGAAAATGCCACACCGCATTTGATATGACACATTGGTGGAGCGTCCGGATGCCAGTGTCCCCCGAGCCTGAGAGAGCAGGTCGGGTCTCAGCGGCCGCTGCCATGGTGTCCCAGAGAGGAGGGACAACAGGAGGCTGAACCATGGTCGTCTCGGCCAGTATGGGGCTATCAGGATTAGCCGCTTGCCCTTGCCATTCAAACGGACCCTTTCTAGCGTAGCTGTGATCAGGGGAAATGGTGGGAACGCATAAAGTGTCGTTGCCGGCCAATCGTCAGTGAGGCTGTCCAAACCCAGAGGGCCTAGAATGTCCGACATCGAGAACCAGCTGGGACAATGAGTGTTCTCCTGAGATGCAAACAGGCCCACTTGCGCTCTCCCGAACCTTTCCCACAGCTGTAACATCACCTGAGGGTGTAGACTCCAGTCCCTCTCCGGAGGGCCATTTCTCAAAAGCATGTCCGCTGCCCGATTCAAGACCCCAGGGATGTGCGCTGCCTGCAATGACGCTAAGCGGTTCTGAGCCCACAGCAAGAGCTCCTGAGCCATTTTGTGGAGGTGCCGTGATCTCAGTCCCCCCTGGTGATTGATATATGCCACTACCGTGGTGGTGTCTGATCTGATCACGACATGCTTCCCTTCCAAGTAGGGCAGGAACTGTGCCAGGTGAACCGCCTTGAGCTCCAGCACATTGATCCCCGATGTGCTCGAAACACTGAAGCACTGTCACCCAACTCGTCTCCagcgtggagagagagggtgtagtCGCCATCATCATCCCCCATAAAGCGTCCACTTCTTCCCGCAGGCTTTCCGCCTGACATTCAAGGCCGATCAACTCCTCAGCCATACTAAGTTTGGATGGGGGATTTAGATGGGGAGGGGGTGCTGCCGCAAGGGCGGAATACAGTCATCAGCCGGGGAGGACTGTACTGAGGCCCTCATCCCCTCCAGGCATGCTAAGCGCATGCATTCTCCAAAGGAAGAGTAGGCTAAACAACTATTGGGTTCTCTAAGCGCTCTCCATGTGTGGTCTAACCCAAGACAGGTCATGCAGGCAGAGTGTGCATCCCCGTAGGCAGGGGTACCCTGCATCTCTCACAATGAAACACCATAATAGCTTTATAGTTTCTCTGTGAAAGTGAAGCCAACAGTGTGATTACTATGTGTCTATAGTATACACA contains these protein-coding regions:
- the LOC129869094 gene encoding transmembrane protein 185-like — its product is MNLRGFFQDFNPSKFLIYACLLLFSVLLSLRLDGIIKWSYWAVFAPIWLWKLMVIIGASVGTGVWSHNPQYRAEGETCVEFKAMLIAVGIHLLLLTFEVLVCDRVERGTHFWLLVFMPLFFVSPVSVAACVWGFRHDRSLELEILCSVNILQFIFIALRLDRIISWPWLVVCVPLWILMSFLCLVVLYYMVWSVLFLRSMDVIAEQRRTHITMAISWMTIVVPLLTFEILLVHKLDGHYSSSYVSVFVPLWVSLVTLMATTFGQKGGNHWWFGIRKDFCQFLLELFPFLREYGNVSYDLHHEDPEVCEEMPAHDPPKIAPMFSKKNGVVITQSPGKYFVPPPKLCIDMPD
- the LOC129869095 gene encoding protein EOLA1-like; translated protein: MTLQVGCLSFKQPYAGLVLDGVKSIETRWRPLLSTMENCTLAIHIAQKDWEADQWRDILTHTLGMSHMQIEELLASGDRFGRGVVAGLVEVGETWCCSDNVPEKDLRELEKAAVLTGLTEKHLTQLSNPRWLKEPLYARGHKDIWTVDIPVQLLPSA